Proteins encoded in a region of the Haloglomus salinum genome:
- the serA gene encoding phosphoglycerate dehydrogenase: MKVLVTDPIADAGLDRLREAGHEVVTEYEAEGDELRAAVADAHALIVRSGTEVTADLLAAAPELQIVGRAGIGVDNIDIDAATEHGVIVANAPEGNVRAAAEHTVAMAFATARSIPQAHTRLRGGEWAKGEFLGTELRDKTLGVVGLGRVGQEVAKRLGGLGMDLVAYDPYIGEERADQLGAELADLDETLERADFLTIHTPLTPETEDMIGEDELAQLEGGYVVNCARGGIIDEPALAEAVEDGVLAGAAIDVFAEEPLPDDSPLLDVDDIIVTPHLGASTEAAQENVATSTAEQVLAAFLGEPVMNALNAPSMDAAAFPRVKPYIELAETAGRIAVQLFDGHVNEIEVEYAGDIAEEDVELVTASALKGVFLPIESQVNAVNARDIAEERGIEVTETKHSQAEDFTSLVTVTVHNEEESVSVCGTLFAGDDPRIVRIDGFRVDAIPGGRMIVSRNTDEPGVIGLIGSVMGEYDINIAGMYNARQTIGGEAMTVYNVDQEVPDEAREELESDERVIETRYISLADE; this comes from the coding sequence ATGAAGGTACTCGTCACGGACCCCATCGCGGACGCGGGACTGGATCGGCTCCGGGAAGCCGGCCACGAGGTCGTCACCGAATACGAGGCGGAGGGCGACGAACTCAGGGCGGCCGTCGCGGACGCCCATGCGCTCATCGTGCGCTCGGGCACCGAGGTCACGGCCGACCTCCTCGCCGCGGCACCGGAACTGCAGATCGTCGGGCGTGCCGGCATCGGCGTCGACAACATCGACATCGACGCCGCCACCGAGCACGGCGTCATCGTCGCGAACGCGCCGGAGGGCAACGTCCGCGCCGCCGCCGAGCACACGGTCGCGATGGCGTTCGCCACCGCGCGCTCCATCCCGCAGGCCCACACCCGCCTGCGCGGGGGCGAGTGGGCGAAAGGCGAGTTCCTCGGCACGGAACTGCGCGACAAGACCCTCGGCGTCGTCGGCCTCGGCCGCGTCGGGCAGGAGGTCGCGAAGCGGCTGGGCGGACTGGGCATGGACCTGGTCGCCTACGACCCCTACATCGGCGAGGAGCGTGCCGACCAGCTCGGCGCCGAGCTCGCGGACCTCGACGAGACCCTCGAGCGCGCGGACTTCCTCACCATCCACACGCCGCTCACGCCGGAGACGGAGGATATGATCGGCGAGGACGAGCTCGCGCAGCTGGAGGGCGGCTACGTCGTCAACTGCGCCCGCGGCGGCATCATCGACGAGCCCGCACTCGCCGAGGCCGTCGAGGACGGGGTCCTCGCGGGCGCTGCCATCGACGTCTTCGCCGAGGAGCCGCTCCCCGACGACTCCCCGCTGCTCGACGTCGACGATATCATCGTGACGCCACACCTCGGCGCCTCGACCGAGGCCGCCCAGGAGAACGTCGCCACCTCGACCGCCGAGCAGGTGCTCGCCGCCTTCCTCGGCGAGCCCGTGATGAACGCGCTCAACGCGCCCTCGATGGACGCCGCCGCGTTCCCGCGGGTCAAGCCGTACATCGAACTGGCCGAGACCGCCGGCCGCATCGCCGTCCAGCTGTTCGACGGCCACGTCAACGAGATCGAGGTGGAGTACGCCGGCGACATCGCCGAGGAGGACGTGGAGCTCGTCACCGCGTCGGCGCTGAAGGGCGTCTTCCTCCCCATCGAGTCACAGGTCAACGCCGTCAACGCGCGTGATATCGCCGAGGAGCGCGGCATCGAGGTGACCGAGACGAAACACTCCCAGGCCGAGGACTTCACCTCGCTGGTGACCGTGACGGTCCACAACGAAGAGGAGTCCGTCTCCGTCTGCGGGACGCTGTTCGCGGGCGACGACCCGCGCATCGTCCGCATCGACGGCTTCCGCGTCGACGCCATCCCCGGCGGCCGGATGATCGTCTCGCGCAACACGGACGAACCCGGCGTCATCGGGCTCATCGGCTCGGTCATGGGCGAGTACGACATCAACATCGCCGGCATGTACAACGCCCGCCAGACCATCGGCGGCGAGGCGATGACCGTCTACAACGTCGACCAGGAGGTCCCCGACGAGGCCCGCGAGGAGCTGGAATCCGACGAGCGCGTCATCGAGACGCGCTACATCTCGCTGGCAGACGAGTAG
- a CDS encoding energy-coupling factor ABC transporter ATP-binding protein, which translates to MIETRALEHSYDDEPVLDGVDLTVADGEFLLLVGPNGAGKTTLVRHFNGLLAPDAGAVLVDGQPVADDLVAARAAVAMVFQDPRDGFVAATVRGDVAFGPENLGLPHAEIDRRVDEALEAVRMAGRGEERIDQLSGGEQARVAIAGALAMEPSHLVLDEPLAGLDHPARTAVVDRLAALNESGTGVVVVTHDLRDVAELADRVVVMRDGAVALDGPPDAVRDRLLEFDVRPW; encoded by the coding sequence ATGATAGAGACCCGCGCCCTCGAACACTCGTACGACGACGAGCCGGTCCTCGACGGCGTCGACCTCACCGTCGCGGACGGGGAGTTCCTGCTGCTCGTCGGGCCGAACGGCGCCGGGAAGACCACGCTCGTCCGCCACTTCAACGGCCTCCTCGCCCCCGACGCGGGCGCGGTACTGGTCGACGGCCAGCCGGTCGCCGACGACCTCGTGGCCGCCCGCGCGGCCGTGGCGATGGTGTTCCAGGACCCACGCGACGGCTTCGTCGCGGCGACCGTCCGCGGGGACGTGGCCTTCGGCCCGGAGAACCTCGGCCTGCCGCACGCGGAGATCGACCGCCGCGTCGACGAGGCCCTCGAAGCGGTCCGGATGGCGGGCCGGGGCGAGGAACGCATCGACCAGCTCTCGGGCGGCGAACAGGCCCGGGTCGCCATCGCCGGCGCGCTCGCGATGGAGCCGAGCCACCTCGTACTGGACGAGCCGCTGGCCGGGCTCGACCACCCCGCGCGGACGGCTGTCGTCGACCGGCTGGCCGCGCTCAACGAGTCGGGCACCGGCGTCGTCGTCGTCACGCACGACCTCCGCGACGTGGCCGAGTTGGCCGACCGCGTCGTGGTGATGCGCGACGGTGCCGTCGCACTGGACGGCCCTCCGGACGCCGTCCGCGACCGGTTGCTCGAGTTCGACGTCCGACCATGGTGA
- a CDS encoding energy-coupling factor transporter transmembrane component T family protein, producing the protein MLRYEPGTTLVHDLDPRTKLAFQVAFTAAAFAHTTPRGLVVLTGIVGGVLLAARLRPRSVVADLRFVLPFLVAAPLLEGLTLGSPWFSLAEARFPALASYRVLLVLLVSAAYVTTTPSRESRAAIQWLVPGRPGQFLGVGVGLVFRFLPVLQRDAARAREAMRARLGEARPLTERMRIVATTGLRRAFDRSDTLAFALGARCFAWNPTLPRLALGRTDVPVLAGCVALVGWALWPLVGWPPVPGA; encoded by the coding sequence GTGCTGAGGTACGAGCCGGGGACCACGCTGGTCCACGACCTCGACCCGCGGACGAAACTCGCCTTCCAGGTCGCGTTCACCGCCGCCGCGTTCGCCCACACGACGCCGCGCGGCCTCGTCGTCCTGACGGGCATCGTGGGAGGGGTCCTGCTGGCCGCGCGGCTCCGACCGCGCTCGGTCGTGGCCGACCTCCGGTTCGTCCTCCCGTTCCTCGTCGCAGCACCGCTACTGGAGGGGCTCACGTTGGGCTCGCCGTGGTTCTCGCTCGCGGAGGCGCGGTTCCCGGCGCTGGCGAGCTACCGGGTCCTGCTGGTGTTGCTCGTGAGCGCGGCGTACGTCACCACCACGCCGAGCCGGGAGTCACGAGCCGCCATCCAGTGGCTCGTCCCCGGCCGCCCGGGCCAGTTCCTCGGCGTCGGCGTCGGGCTGGTCTTCCGATTCCTGCCGGTCCTCCAGCGGGATGCAGCGCGTGCCCGTGAGGCGATGCGCGCACGGCTCGGCGAGGCCCGCCCTCTCACCGAGCGGATGCGTATCGTCGCGACGACGGGCCTGCGTCGCGCGTTCGACCGCTCGGACACGCTGGCGTTCGCGCTCGGTGCCCGCTGTTTCGCCTGGAACCCGACGCTCCCACGGCTCGCGCTCGGGCGTACGGACGTGCCCGTGCTGGCGGGCTGTGTCGCACTGGTCGGGTGGGCGCTCTGGCCGCTGGTCGGCTGGCCGCCGGTGCCCGGCGCCTGA
- a CDS encoding PINc/VapC family ATPase yields MNVVPDTSAVIDGRVSEFHERGEPVETVYVPEAVVSELESQANAGHDTGWEGLEELQRLTDLADAGELTVEYVGDRPTSDEIGGAHEGDIDAVIRDIAQEYDATLLTSDAVQAEVARAKGIAVEYVEAETRDTGSLAIEEFFDETTMSVHLKTGVAPMAKRGEIGEMHYQEIRDDPSTEADMKEWATDILASARQSSEGFIELSEPGMDIVQFRDMRIAVAKPPFSDGIEITVVRPIVKTELDDYKMADELRDRLSERQRGVLISGAPGAGKSTFAQAVAEFLANSDYAVKTMEKPRDLQVGPNITQYTELDGSMEKTADSLLMVRPDYTIYDEVRKTSDFSVFADMRLAGVGMIGVVHATRAIDALQRLVGRVELGMIPQVVDTVVYIEDGSVHTVYDVHTEVKVPHGLMEEDLTRPVVVISDFETGEPAYEIYTFNNQVVTVPLEEGEDGSDTGVNRIAKQEIEREVKSVARDRVDVDITGQNSARVYVSENDISTVIGKGGGRISDIENRLGIEIDVRTHDERPDGARHAGGSGGGNSGGSSGGGAAGGSGEIVTPEVTSRHVIVPAEGYQGETVEVQAGGEYLFTATVSRGGEIQVSRGSAIAEELEQAIDRGKQITLAPQ; encoded by the coding sequence ATGAACGTCGTCCCGGACACGAGCGCGGTCATCGACGGCCGTGTGTCCGAGTTCCACGAACGGGGCGAACCCGTCGAGACGGTGTACGTCCCCGAGGCGGTTGTCTCCGAGCTGGAGTCCCAGGCCAACGCCGGGCACGACACCGGCTGGGAGGGGCTGGAGGAGCTCCAGCGCCTCACCGACCTCGCCGACGCCGGCGAGCTGACGGTCGAGTACGTCGGCGACCGGCCCACGAGCGACGAGATCGGCGGCGCCCACGAGGGCGACATCGACGCGGTCATCCGCGACATCGCACAGGAGTACGACGCCACGCTCCTGACCAGCGACGCGGTCCAGGCCGAGGTCGCCCGGGCGAAGGGCATCGCCGTCGAGTACGTCGAGGCCGAGACCCGCGACACCGGGTCGCTGGCCATCGAGGAGTTCTTCGACGAGACCACGATGAGCGTCCACCTGAAGACGGGGGTGGCGCCGATGGCCAAGCGGGGCGAGATCGGCGAGATGCACTACCAGGAGATCCGCGACGACCCCTCCACGGAGGCGGACATGAAGGAGTGGGCCACCGACATCCTCGCCTCGGCGCGCCAGTCCAGCGAGGGGTTCATCGAGCTCTCCGAGCCCGGAATGGACATCGTCCAGTTCCGGGACATGCGCATCGCCGTCGCGAAACCCCCCTTCAGCGACGGCATCGAGATCACCGTCGTCCGCCCCATCGTGAAGACGGAACTCGACGACTACAAGATGGCCGACGAGCTCCGGGACCGGCTGAGCGAGCGCCAGCGCGGGGTCCTCATCAGCGGGGCCCCGGGGGCGGGCAAGTCCACGTTCGCCCAGGCCGTCGCCGAGTTCCTCGCGAACTCGGACTACGCGGTCAAGACGATGGAGAAGCCACGGGACCTCCAGGTCGGGCCGAACATCACACAGTACACGGAACTCGACGGCTCGATGGAGAAGACCGCCGACTCCCTGCTGATGGTCCGGCCGGACTACACCATCTACGACGAGGTCCGCAAGACCTCCGACTTCTCCGTCTTCGCGGACATGCGCCTCGCGGGGGTGGGGATGATCGGCGTCGTCCACGCGACCCGCGCCATCGACGCCCTCCAGCGCCTCGTCGGCCGTGTCGAACTCGGGATGATTCCGCAGGTCGTCGACACCGTCGTCTACATCGAGGACGGCAGCGTCCACACCGTCTACGACGTCCACACGGAGGTGAAGGTCCCCCACGGTCTGATGGAGGAGGACCTCACGCGCCCGGTCGTCGTCATCAGCGACTTCGAGACCGGCGAACCCGCCTACGAGATCTACACGTTCAACAACCAGGTCGTCACGGTCCCGCTGGAGGAGGGCGAGGACGGGAGCGACACGGGCGTCAACCGCATCGCGAAACAGGAGATCGAGCGCGAGGTCAAATCCGTCGCGCGCGACCGCGTCGACGTCGACATCACGGGCCAGAACTCCGCCCGCGTCTACGTCTCCGAGAACGACATCTCCACGGTCATCGGGAAGGGCGGCGGCCGCATCTCCGACATCGAGAACCGACTGGGCATCGAGATCGACGTGCGCACGCACGACGAGCGCCCGGACGGTGCGCGCCATGCGGGCGGGTCGGGCGGTGGTAACTCCGGTGGGAGTTCCGGTGGTGGCGCGGCGGGCGGCTCCGGCGAGATCGTCACGCCGGAGGTCACCTCCCGGCACGTCATCGTCCCGGCAGAGGGCTACCAGGGCGAGACCGTCGAGGTACAGGCCGGTGGCGAGTACCTGTTCACGGCGACCGTCTCGCGCGGCGGCGAGATCCAGGTCTCGCGGGGCTCGGCCATCGCCGAGGAGCTGGAGCAGGCCATCGACCGCGGCAAGCAGATCACGCTCGCGCCGCAGTAG
- a CDS encoding biotin transporter BioY, translating to MSAATENVELVGQEVGKNVARAALLAALTGAFAYVSFPNPVSPIAITLQGLGIFLAGIFLGPVWGGLSIVLYLVAGAAGAPVFQGGAAGLGQFAGSSAGYLFAFPVAAAAIGALVHGFDGLRDPSEVPIWRLVGAMTIGVAVIYVGGIAGLMVVLGLGPVEAFFAGAAAFIPAEALKMAAAVGIVRSEEFSAE from the coding sequence GTGAGCGCGGCGACCGAGAACGTCGAACTCGTCGGACAGGAGGTCGGCAAGAACGTCGCCCGCGCGGCGCTGCTCGCGGCCCTGACCGGCGCGTTCGCGTACGTCTCCTTCCCGAACCCCGTCTCGCCCATCGCCATCACGCTGCAGGGGCTGGGCATCTTCCTCGCGGGTATCTTCCTCGGCCCCGTCTGGGGTGGGCTGTCCATCGTCCTCTACCTCGTCGCCGGGGCGGCCGGAGCGCCGGTCTTCCAGGGTGGTGCGGCCGGTCTCGGCCAGTTCGCCGGGTCGAGCGCCGGCTACCTGTTCGCGTTCCCGGTCGCGGCGGCCGCCATCGGTGCCCTCGTCCACGGCTTCGACGGCCTCCGGGACCCCAGCGAGGTCCCCATCTGGCGGCTCGTCGGCGCCATGACCATCGGCGTCGCCGTCATCTACGTCGGCGGCATCGCTGGCCTGATGGTGGTCCTCGGGCTGGGGCCCGTCGAGGCGTTCTTCGCGGGGGCGGCGGCGTTCATCCCCGCCGAGGCGCTCAAGATGGCCGCCGCGGTCGGCATCGTCCGGAGCGAGGAGTTCTCCGCCGAGTGA
- a CDS encoding DUF6159 family protein: MGFFSRLKTGWALSMDSLDVLRDEPSLTVFPAISGIAGAIYLALILGGAVFLVGPNPGPTLYAALFVVYLGTSFIAAFFSAALMYNAREVFHGRDPTLNEGLAAAWRNRRPLFAWAVISAVVGTVLQLLESTDNPLAELASFVFSVAWGILTYFVVPVIVFEEVSVREMFERSGQTFKETWGETAGASFGVGIITVLFTLAGLAVAALAFFVLGGTGLGLVGAIAIGVLVILLAYLGGTTLGAVAKTALYVYATEGERPQQFENVDFRSAGR; encoded by the coding sequence ATGGGATTCTTCAGCAGACTCAAGACCGGCTGGGCACTGTCGATGGACAGCCTCGACGTCCTCCGCGACGAGCCGAGCCTCACGGTGTTCCCCGCCATCTCGGGCATCGCGGGCGCCATCTATCTCGCCCTGATTCTGGGCGGTGCGGTGTTCCTCGTCGGCCCGAACCCCGGCCCCACGCTGTACGCCGCGCTGTTCGTCGTCTACCTCGGCACCTCGTTCATCGCGGCGTTCTTCTCGGCCGCGCTGATGTACAACGCCCGCGAGGTGTTCCACGGGCGTGACCCCACGCTGAACGAGGGGCTCGCGGCCGCGTGGCGCAACAGACGCCCGCTGTTCGCGTGGGCGGTCATCTCGGCCGTCGTCGGGACGGTCCTCCAGCTGCTGGAGAGTACGGACAACCCGCTGGCCGAACTCGCCTCGTTCGTCTTCAGCGTGGCGTGGGGTATCCTGACGTACTTCGTCGTCCCCGTCATCGTCTTCGAGGAGGTCTCGGTCCGGGAGATGTTCGAGCGCTCCGGGCAGACGTTCAAGGAGACCTGGGGTGAGACCGCGGGCGCCAGCTTCGGCGTCGGCATCATCACCGTCCTGTTCACGCTCGCGGGGCTGGCGGTCGCCGCACTCGCGTTCTTCGTGCTCGGCGGCACCGGGCTGGGCCTCGTCGGCGCCATCGCCATCGGCGTGCTCGTCATCCTGCTGGCCTACCTGGGCGGCACGACGCTGGGCGCAGTCGCGAAGACCGCCCTCTACGTCTACGCCACGGAGGGCGAGCGCCCCCAGCAGTTCGAGAACGTCGACTTCCGGTCGGCCGGGCGGTAA
- a CDS encoding DEAD/DEAH box helicase, with product MRVDEAVPEFADAFPFEAFNRMQTEALPAVLDSGENVVVSAPTASGKTALAELAICRALRNDGTALFLAPLRALTNEKESEWERFEELGYSVYVVTGERDLNPRRAERADVLVMTPEKADSATRKHDTARHAFITDVDCCIIDEVHLLDSDKRGSVLEVTVSRLRRLCDPRVVALSATMPNIEDVAGWLDAPEECTFTFGEDYRPVPLHAGVETYSHGENPFQDKYRRLFRALDLAQPHIEDEGQALVFVSSRQDTVRAAEKARDVVAERDIAMGARGDYDMHTEAQDLDNDTLRQSVVDGVAFHHAGLSRSDKDRVEEWFRDGTVQLLFSTSTLAWGVNLPARCVVIRDTKYHDPLEGEVDMSPLDVLQMLGRAGRPGYDDAGYAYVVCDGSDADKYRTLLREGKEIESRLAEDLDAHLNAEVALGYVREMDDVMEWLETTFYYVRAQAAPDGASDGSTDYPFGGNLRTRARETLDALVDDGFVEEDGLRLRPTALGRLASKFYMRLDTAREFADLTELAAERPVDEADVLRTVAAAAEFDSVSARKSERDAVESVLGMSFATDAEGEDLEPGHRKVLAICRSAMRGSTPAELQSDAWVIKQNVLRLLAALHAFAREFAPARTANLVRRVEARVETGISADAVGLTAVEGVARGRAQKLAAEGLTTPSDIVAAGVDGLVDAGLSEGVAERVLRNARDLPVVEIEWGAFPDSIALGERAMCPVTVRSAAGSARAGVRVTVNGREMSSGESHLGETETTVGVFGTDQADELTYRVEVTFPDLPLAPVSESRTVRVE from the coding sequence ATGCGCGTAGACGAGGCCGTCCCCGAGTTCGCCGACGCGTTCCCGTTCGAGGCGTTCAACCGGATGCAGACGGAGGCCCTGCCCGCGGTCCTCGACTCGGGCGAGAACGTGGTCGTGAGCGCGCCCACCGCCTCCGGGAAGACGGCGCTGGCCGAACTCGCCATCTGCCGGGCGCTCCGGAACGACGGCACCGCCCTCTTCCTCGCGCCGCTGCGCGCGCTCACCAACGAGAAGGAGTCCGAGTGGGAGCGCTTCGAGGAGCTGGGCTACTCGGTGTACGTCGTCACGGGCGAGCGCGACCTGAATCCCCGCCGCGCCGAGCGCGCGGACGTGCTCGTGATGACGCCGGAGAAGGCCGACTCCGCGACACGCAAGCACGACACCGCGCGCCACGCGTTCATCACGGACGTCGACTGCTGCATCATCGACGAGGTCCACCTGCTCGACTCGGACAAGCGTGGCTCCGTGCTGGAGGTGACGGTCTCGCGGCTGCGCCGGCTCTGTGACCCGCGCGTGGTCGCGCTCTCGGCCACGATGCCCAACATCGAGGACGTGGCCGGCTGGCTCGACGCGCCCGAGGAGTGCACGTTCACCTTCGGCGAGGACTACCGCCCGGTCCCGCTGCACGCGGGCGTGGAGACGTACTCGCACGGTGAGAACCCGTTCCAGGACAAGTACCGCCGCCTGTTCCGGGCCCTAGACCTCGCACAACCCCACATCGAGGACGAGGGGCAGGCGCTCGTCTTCGTCTCCAGCCGGCAGGACACCGTCCGCGCCGCGGAGAAGGCCCGCGACGTGGTCGCCGAGCGCGACATCGCGATGGGCGCCCGCGGCGACTACGACATGCACACCGAGGCCCAGGACCTGGACAACGACACCCTCCGACAGAGCGTCGTCGATGGCGTCGCCTTCCACCATGCCGGGCTCTCGCGCTCGGACAAGGACCGCGTCGAGGAGTGGTTCCGCGACGGCACGGTCCAGCTCCTCTTCTCGACCTCGACACTCGCGTGGGGCGTGAACCTGCCCGCGCGCTGTGTCGTCATCCGGGACACGAAGTACCACGACCCGCTCGAGGGGGAGGTCGACATGAGTCCGCTCGACGTGCTCCAGATGCTCGGGCGCGCCGGGCGGCCGGGCTACGACGACGCCGGCTACGCCTACGTGGTCTGTGACGGGTCGGACGCCGACAAGTACCGCACCCTGCTTCGCGAGGGCAAGGAGATAGAGTCCCGCCTCGCAGAGGACCTCGACGCCCACCTGAACGCGGAGGTCGCACTCGGCTACGTCCGCGAGATGGACGACGTGATGGAGTGGCTGGAGACCACCTTCTACTACGTCCGGGCCCAGGCCGCCCCCGACGGCGCCAGCGACGGCTCGACGGACTACCCGTTCGGGGGGAACCTCCGGACCCGCGCCCGGGAGACGCTCGACGCGCTCGTCGACGACGGGTTCGTCGAGGAGGACGGCCTCCGCTTGCGGCCGACCGCACTGGGCCGCCTGGCCTCGAAGTTCTACATGCGCCTCGACACCGCCCGCGAGTTCGCCGACCTGACCGAACTCGCCGCGGAGCGCCCCGTCGACGAGGCCGACGTGCTGCGGACGGTCGCAGCCGCCGCCGAGTTCGACTCCGTCAGCGCCCGCAAGAGCGAGCGCGACGCCGTCGAGTCCGTTCTCGGGATGTCGTTCGCCACCGACGCCGAGGGCGAGGACCTCGAACCCGGGCATCGGAAGGTGCTGGCCATCTGCCGGTCGGCGATGCGGGGGTCCACCCCGGCCGAACTCCAGAGCGACGCGTGGGTCATCAAGCAGAACGTCCTGCGCCTGCTCGCGGCCCTGCACGCGTTCGCCCGCGAGTTCGCGCCCGCCCGCACCGCGAACCTCGTCCGCCGGGTCGAGGCCCGCGTCGAGACCGGTATCTCCGCCGACGCCGTCGGCCTCACCGCCGTCGAGGGGGTGGCCCGGGGTCGGGCGCAGAAACTCGCCGCAGAGGGTCTGACGACGCCTTCCGACATCGTCGCCGCCGGGGTCGATGGGCTCGTCGACGCGGGCCTCTCGGAGGGCGTCGCCGAGCGCGTCCTGCGGAACGCCCGCGACCTCCCGGTCGTCGAGATCGAGTGGGGTGCGTTCCCCGACAGCATCGCACTGGGCGAGCGGGCGATGTGCCCGGTCACGGTGCGCTCGGCCGCGGGCAGCGCCCGCGCGGGGGTCCGCGTGACGGTCAACGGCCGCGAGATGTCGAGCGGCGAGAGCCATCTCGGCGAGACGGAGACGACGGTCGGTGTCTTCGGCACGGACCAGGCCGACGAGTTGACCTACCGGGTCGAGGTGACGTTCCCGGACCTGCCGCTCGCGCCCGTCTCCGAGAGCCGGACCGTGCGGGTGGAGTAG
- a CDS encoding pirin family protein — protein MNADSRTELYKAPQTSVSQNQGQFRIHLNFPGRNHPTHDDHGYGPLAAVVESFMDPDTLISMHQHRNEEIVSWVPAGVMRHGDRQENDLVTDPDHLLVMNAGRGFWHEERTLADDPPLRMLQIFVRPRSLDLQPDIQHEPIPDSIANEWRHLFGPEGADAPVFVRNDVHLYDIRLDEGAIGRLPSRNGYDTYFYVFEGAVETAGTRFEEAESGLLVDDRDLALTATADSLVVAFQIDPDAPITKQGTIGR, from the coding sequence GTGAACGCGGACTCCCGGACCGAACTCTACAAAGCACCGCAAACGTCGGTCTCACAGAATCAGGGGCAGTTCAGGATCCATCTGAACTTCCCGGGACGGAACCATCCGACCCACGATGACCACGGCTACGGTCCGCTCGCCGCCGTCGTGGAGTCGTTCATGGACCCGGACACGCTCATCTCGATGCACCAGCATCGGAACGAGGAGATCGTCTCGTGGGTCCCGGCCGGCGTGATGCGACACGGGGACCGGCAGGAGAACGACCTGGTCACCGACCCGGACCACCTGCTGGTGATGAACGCGGGACGGGGGTTCTGGCACGAGGAGCGCACGCTCGCGGACGACCCGCCGCTGCGGATGCTGCAGATATTCGTTCGCCCGCGCAGCCTCGACCTCCAGCCGGACATCCAGCACGAACCCATCCCCGACTCCATCGCCAACGAATGGCGCCATCTCTTCGGTCCCGAGGGCGCCGACGCGCCGGTGTTCGTACGCAACGACGTCCATCTCTACGATATCCGGCTCGACGAGGGCGCCATCGGCAGGCTCCCGTCGCGAAACGGATACGACACGTACTTCTACGTGTTCGAGGGAGCGGTCGAGACCGCCGGAACCCGGTTCGAGGAGGCCGAAAGTGGCCTCCTCGTCGACGACCGCGACCTCGCGCTCACCGCCACGGCGGATTCGCTCGTGGTCGCGTTCCAGATAGACCCCGACGCCCCGATCACGAAGCAGGGAACGATCGGGCGGTAG
- a CDS encoding acyl-CoA dehydrogenase family protein, which translates to MEYHDSEKAQEVAGRVEAFMDEVVIPREREALRTGEHISDDELHDLWEQAKERDLFAPQVPEEYGGQGLDFSDMLPAFEQAGRSLIGAQAIRANAPQEGNMHTLEMVGTEEQKEEWLRPLVSGELQSAFSMTEPMQGAGSDPKMLQTTAYKDGDEWVINGHKWWSSDGYDADFLLVMARTDMDEHPYAGSSIILVPTDTDGVEIVRNAGHLGGHGILENPGGHAEIKYRDVRVPVENTVGEENAGFRIAQMRLGGGRLTHCMRFSGMAQRSLDIAKAYISEREAFGSGLDEKQALRQRIAEAETRLHMARTGVRHAARELDQSDARIEVAMSKVFTARVTNEIIDLAVQCCGGNGIAKDLPLAHFYEGVRAFRIFDGADEVHLRSIAREAFEDVDEAEVQDVLRFDPELTPENVL; encoded by the coding sequence ATGGAGTACCACGACTCCGAGAAAGCGCAGGAGGTGGCAGGCCGCGTCGAGGCGTTCATGGACGAGGTCGTCATCCCCCGCGAGCGGGAGGCCCTTCGGACGGGCGAGCACATCTCCGACGACGAACTGCACGACCTCTGGGAGCAGGCGAAGGAGCGCGACCTGTTCGCGCCGCAGGTCCCCGAGGAGTACGGCGGCCAGGGGCTGGACTTCAGCGACATGCTGCCGGCGTTCGAGCAGGCCGGCCGGTCGCTCATCGGCGCGCAGGCCATCCGCGCGAACGCGCCTCAGGAGGGGAACATGCACACCCTCGAGATGGTCGGCACCGAGGAGCAGAAAGAGGAGTGGCTCCGGCCGCTCGTCTCCGGGGAGCTGCAGTCGGCGTTCTCGATGACCGAGCCGATGCAAGGCGCCGGCTCGGACCCGAAGATGCTCCAGACCACCGCCTACAAGGACGGCGACGAGTGGGTCATCAACGGCCACAAGTGGTGGTCCTCGGACGGCTACGACGCCGACTTCCTCCTGGTGATGGCCCGGACGGATATGGACGAGCACCCGTACGCCGGGAGCTCCATCATCCTCGTCCCGACGGACACGGACGGCGTCGAGATCGTCCGGAACGCCGGGCACCTCGGCGGCCACGGCATCCTCGAGAACCCCGGCGGCCACGCGGAAATCAAGTACCGTGACGTGCGGGTGCCCGTCGAGAACACCGTCGGCGAGGAGAACGCCGGCTTCCGCATCGCCCAGATGCGGCTGGGCGGCGGCCGGCTCACGCACTGCATGCGCTTCTCGGGGATGGCCCAGCGCTCGCTCGACATCGCGAAGGCGTACATCTCCGAGCGCGAGGCGTTCGGCTCCGGGCTCGACGAGAAGCAGGCGCTCCGCCAGCGCATCGCCGAGGCCGAGACCCGCCTCCACATGGCCCGCACCGGCGTCCGGCACGCCGCCCGCGAACTCGACCAGTCCGATGCGCGTATCGAGGTCGCCATGTCGAAGGTGTTCACCGCGCGCGTGACCAACGAAATCATCGACCTCGCGGTCCAGTGCTGTGGCGGCAACGGCATCGCGAAGGACCTGCCGCTGGCACACTTCTACGAGGGGGTCCGGGCGTTCCGCATCTTCGACGGCGCCGACGAGGTCCACCTCCGCTCCATCGCCCGCGAGGCCTTCGAGGACGTCGACGAGGCCGAGGTCCAGGACGTGCTCCGGTTCGACCCCGAGCTGACGCCCGAGAACGTGCTGTAA